One part of the Rutidosis leptorrhynchoides isolate AG116_Rl617_1_P2 chromosome 1, CSIRO_AGI_Rlap_v1, whole genome shotgun sequence genome encodes these proteins:
- the LOC139861144 gene encoding uncharacterized protein, which translates to MDPGKTDSWKWLLNNNGKFATKSLSDVITTKMLGAGVNMEETVRNHLVPKKVEVFVWRAKRKRLPVLSELDKRGIDLPSVLCPICEGDIESVEHSLFSCLVACDIWNKVLNWWGLSGSPLSSLADAFSASPSIQLSSSGAKIWQAVAWSCGYLIWKNRNEKIFNNKCWNPPVALSEIQVKSYEWIAKRCKTNIIDWHNWLHNPISLLV; encoded by the coding sequence ATGGATCCGGGAAAAACGGATTCATGGAAGTGGTTGCTAAATAATAATGGTAAATTCGCTACGAAATCACTTTCTGATGTTATCACTACCAAGATGTTAGGAGCAGGTGTCAACATGGAGGAAACGGTACGAAATCATTTGGTCCCAAAAAAAGTCGAGGTATTCGTGTGGAGGGCCAAAAGGAAGAGATTGCCCGTCTTGTCAGAACTTGATAAGCGTGGCATTGATCTTCCCTCGGTCCTTTGCCCGATTTGTGAAGGTGATATCGAATCGGTCGAACACTCTCTTTTTTCATGTCTTGTAGCTTGTGATATTTGGAATAAAGTTCTTAATTGGTGGGGCTTGAGCGGGTCTCCACTCTCAAGCCTTGCCGATGCCTTTAGTGCGAGCCCCTCCATACAATTATCGTCATCGGGTGCGAAGATTTGGCAAGCGGTGGCGTGGTCATGTGGGTACCTTATTTGGAAGAATCGTAATGAAAAAATCTTTAATAATAAGTGTTGGAATCCGCCGGTTGCTTTAAGTGAGATTCAAGTCAAAAGCTATGAATGGATCGCGAAACGTTGCAAGACAAATATAATCGATTGGCATAATTGGCTGCATAATCCGATATCCCTTTTGGTGTGA
- the LOC139861228 gene encoding uncharacterized protein → MGACLSSGGASVTIRPNSAFVISPKGDLRPYSTPILVSDVLQLEAGVGGVSNFFICNSDNLSYDEHIRALDGQDELDAGQIYFVLPISKLRGRLSASEMAALAVKASVAMNAKASSGIITLSSSRKKKNNKSKISPFVVMETSKINVIVDDEAQNKRLFEKQQVASSSLGVSRSGSIRKMQRYSSRKARLAVRSFKLRLSTIYESELSDQSHKYD, encoded by the coding sequence ATGGGTGCTTGTTTGTCTTCTGGTGGCGCGTCCGTTACGATCCGACCCAATTCCGCTTTCGTCATATCACCTAAAGGTGATTTACGACCATATTCAACTCCGATCTTAGTTTCTGACGTTCTTCAGTTGGAAGCTGGAGTTGGAGGTGTTTCAAATTTCTTTATATGTAACTCGGATAATTTATCTTACGACGAGCATATTAGAGCTTTGGATGGTCAAGATGAGCTTGATGCCGGCCAAATATATTTCGTTTTACCAATTTCAAAACTTCGAGGACGCCTTAGCGCGTCTGAAATGGCTGCACTGGCCGTTAAAGCCAGTGTAGCCATGAACGCAAAAGCAAGTTCTGGAATTATTACATTGTCATCTTCTAGGAAAAAGAAGAATAATAAGTCTAAGATTTCGCCTTTTGTTGTGATGGAAACGAGTAAAATTAATGTGATCGTTGATGACGAAGCGCAAAATAAGCGATTGTTTGAGAAGCAACAAGTAGCGTCTTCGAGTTTAGGAGTTTCGAGATCTGGATCAATACGTAAAATGCAAAGATATTCGTCAAGAAAAGCTCGATTGGCTGTTCGATCATTTAAACTTCGATTGTCGACCATATATGAAAGTGAATTATCGGATCAATCTCATAAGTATGATTGA